The Streptomyces sp. cg36 genomic interval CTCGGCCAGCTTCGCCTCGTAGCGGTCGCGGAAGAGGTAGAGCAGCGTGGCGACGGCGCCGACGTAGAAGACCGCGCCGCAGAAGATCGCGGTGGAGACGTGGATCCACAGCCAGTACGAGTGCAGCGCGGGCACCAGCTGGTCGCTGGCGGTGTAGAGGACCGTGACGGCCAGCCCCAGGTCCAGCAGGACCGAGGTGACCAGCGGCAGCCCGAGCCAGCGCACGTTCTTCTTCAGCGCGAGCAGCGTGACGTACACGCCGACGGCGACGGTGGAGAAGGTGATGTTGAACTCGTACATGTTGCCCCACGGCGCGCGCTGCACGGACAGCGCGCGGGTGAGGACACCACCGGCCTCGACGAGGAAGGCGAGGACGGTGAAGGAGACGGCGATGCGGCCGTAGAGGTCGCCCTTCACGTCGCCGCCGGACGCGCCCGGACCGTCGGGCACGTCACGGCTGCCCGCGGCGGAGCGGGTGACGACCTTGGGCCGCTCCAGGACGGCGGTGCCGCCGCCCTTCTTGGCGACCTGCACCTTGACCGTGCCGGAGTCCGCCGCCGCGCCCTCGGCGGTCAGCGCCGCCGCCGTACGGGCGACCTTGCTGCGGCTGCCGAGGATCCACTCCGCCATGTGCGCGAAGAAGGCCAGCAGATAGACCGCCATGGCCGAATAGATCAGGTAATTGCTGGTGTGCGCCAGACTCTCGTTGGTCGTAGCGGCGAGATTCACTTCTCGGCCCCTTCAGCTTCGGCAGGTGCGGAATCGGCGGAATCGGCCACCTGGTCCCTGGCGGGCTCAGGGGCGGGATCGGGCGCGGTCGGCGCCTCTGGAATGAGCGTGACCGCGAGATCGGCCAGCTCCTCGGGGAGCTTCGCGGACTCGCTCCGCCCAAGCCCCGCCATCTCGACGACGGTGACGCCGTCCTTACCGGTCACGGCCCGGACCCACACCCGGCGCCGCTGGATGAACAGGGAGCCGGCCAGGCCCGCGATGGCCAGGACCGCTCCGGCCAGCGCCAGGTCGTTGCCCGGCTGCTGGGAGATCTGGAAGCTCGCCCACTGCTTGATGTCCTTGTCGAAGGTGATCGACCCGGCGCCGTCCGGCAGGTCCAGGGTCTCGCCGGGCAGCAGGGTCTTCTTCAGGACCTTGCCGTCGGCGTCCTTGAACGCCTTCATCTTGTCGGTGTCGAGCTGGTACACGTTCTGCGGCAGTCCGGAGTTGACCCCGAGGCTGCCGTGGTACGCGCCGATGTTGAGGACGGGGAAGTCCAGCGCGGGGAACTGGGAGAACATCGTCCCGTTGCCCTTGCCGCCGTAGGTCGGCACGAAGAACGCGGCGAAGCCGAGCTGGTCCCACTTGCCCTTGGCGTCGGTGTAG includes:
- the ccsB gene encoding c-type cytochrome biogenesis protein CcsB translates to MNLAATTNESLAHTSNYLIYSAMAVYLLAFFAHMAEWILGSRSKVARTAAALTAEGAAADSGTVKVQVAKKGGGTAVLERPKVVTRSAAGSRDVPDGPGASGGDVKGDLYGRIAVSFTVLAFLVEAGGVLTRALSVQRAPWGNMYEFNITFSTVAVGVYVTLLALKKNVRWLGLPLVTSVLLDLGLAVTVLYTASDQLVPALHSYWLWIHVSTAIFCGAVFYVGAVATLLYLFRDRYEAKLAEGGKPGNFATSVMERLPAAASLDKFAYRVNAAVFPLWTFTIIAGAIWAGDAWGRYWGWDPKEVWSFITWVAYACYLHARATAGWKGRKAATLALLAFGCWLFNYYGVNIFVNGKHSYAGV